The proteins below come from a single Papaver somniferum cultivar HN1 chromosome 11, ASM357369v1, whole genome shotgun sequence genomic window:
- the LOC113320410 gene encoding probable E3 ubiquitin-protein ligase BAH1-like 1, producing MKFGDTFNEYLRGEQECFLEKCSHVEYKQLKKVLKSCRKCRATSASTCVEEDDHNNTNNDGGGSSELCMYESCSLCDQKFFSELMKEASEIAGCFSSRVRRLLNLHVSTGMQRYVLRIRHCFTNDQQIMIQQGRMLIDYVTMNAIAIRKILKKYDKVHSSVNGRNFKSKLRAEHIELLQSPWLIELGAFYINFNGSNGVSGEFVDQFSCDLESDQPLMTLIVSDSVKLEYSLTCAVCLEIAFNPYALSCGHIFCKSCACSAASVMIFQGLKAAEPKCKCPVCREVGVYANPIHMIELDLLLKNRRKDYWKERMLEERSEMVKQSKEYWDSQTKYVIGY from the exons ATGAAGTTTGGAGATACGTTTAATGAATATTTACGTGGTGAACAAGAGTGTTTTCTAGAGAAATGCAGTCATGTTGAATATAAACAGCTCAAAAAAGTTTTAAAGAGCTGTCGAAAATGCAGAGCTACTAGTGCTTCTACATGTGTTGAAGAGGATGatcataataatactaataatgaTGGTGGTGGATCTTCGGAGCTCTGCATGTACGAATCTTGTTCAT TGTGTGACCAGAAATTTTTCTCTGAGTTGATGAAAGAAGCATCAGAGATAGCTGGTTGTTTCAGCTCAAGAGTGAGACGCCTCCTCAATCTTCATGTTTCCACTGGAATGCAGAGATATGTGTTGCGTATTCGTCATTGTTTCACTAATGATCAACAAATAATGATTCAACAAGGTCGAATGTTGATTGATTATGTTACTATGAATGCAATTGCGATACGGAAAATTCTTAAGAAATATGACAAG GTACACTCCTCTGTAAATGGCAGAAACTTCAAATCCAAGTTGAGGGCCGAGCACATTGAGCTCCTTCAATCTCCTTGGCTAATAGAGTTGGGTGCCTTCTATATAAATTTCAACGGTTCTAATGGAGTTTCAGGAGAGTTTGTCGATCAATTCTCTTGTGATCTTGAGTCGGATCAGCCTTTAATGACATTGATCGTTTCGGATTCTGTGAAGCTGGAGTATAGCCTGACTTGCGCTGTTTGCTTG GAGATTGCTTTTAATCCTTATGCTTTGAGCTGCGGCCATATTTTCTGCAAATCGTGTGCTTGTTCTGCAGCTTCTGTGATGATATTCCAAGGCCTTAAGGCTGCTGAACCAAAATGCAAGTGCCCTGTATGTAGAGAG GTTGGAGTATATGCTAATCCAATTCACATGATTGAGCTAGATCTGCTCTTGAAGAACAG GCGTAAGGATTATTGGAAAGAGCGGATGCTTGAGGAACGGTCCGAGATGGTCAAACAATCTAAAGAATACTGGGATTCACAGACCAAATATGTCATTGGATACTGA